One Mycoavidus sp. HKI genomic region harbors:
- a CDS encoding ribonucleotide-diphosphate reductase subunit beta produces MLNWDEDITAETPASGAQHSFSPESSGPVLDSVTRQPDQEARVKAADKRIINGKTDVNQLVPFKYKWAWEKYLSGCANHWMPQEINMSRDIALWKDPNGLTEDERRVVKRNLGFFVTADSLAANNIVLGTYRHITAPECRQYLLRQAFEEAIHTHAYQYIVESLGLDEGEIFNAYHEVPSIRAKDEFLIPFIHTLTDPAFKTGTPAADQALLKSLIMFACVMEGLFFYVGFTQILALGRQNKMTGAAEQYQYILRDESLHCNFGIDLINQIKLENPHLWTSEFREEIRELFKTAVDLEYRYAEDTMPRGVLGLNASMFKGYLRFICNRRCSQIGLEQLFPKEENPFPWMSEMIDLKKERNFFETRVIEYQTGGALNWE; encoded by the coding sequence ATGCTCAACTGGGACGAAGACATTACAGCTGAAACTCCCGCAAGTGGCGCACAGCACTCTTTCTCGCCTGAGTCCTCTGGACCTGTGCTTGACAGTGTGACTCGCCAACCTGATCAAGAGGCGCGCGTAAAAGCCGCGGACAAGCGCATCATTAACGGCAAAACCGATGTGAATCAATTGGTTCCGTTTAAATATAAATGGGCGTGGGAAAAGTATTTGTCTGGTTGCGCGAATCACTGGATGCCGCAAGAAATTAATATGTCGCGCGATATCGCGCTGTGGAAAGATCCGAATGGCCTGACTGAGGATGAGCGCCGAGTCGTTAAGCGCAATCTCGGATTTTTCGTCACGGCAGATTCGTTGGCGGCGAATAACATTGTCCTGGGGACATATCGTCATATTACAGCGCCTGAGTGTCGGCAATATCTATTGCGCCAGGCGTTTGAAGAAGCGATTCATACCCATGCGTATCAATATATTGTCGAATCACTGGGCTTAGACGAAGGCGAGATCTTCAATGCTTACCATGAGGTTCCATCGATCCGTGCGAAGGATGAATTCCTGATTCCGTTCATTCATACATTGACCGATCCTGCTTTTAAGACCGGCACGCCAGCCGCAGATCAAGCTTTGCTGAAATCGCTGATCATGTTTGCGTGCGTGATGGAAGGGCTATTCTTTTATGTTGGCTTTACGCAGATCTTAGCGCTGGGCCGGCAAAACAAGATGACTGGCGCGGCTGAGCAATATCAATACATTTTGCGCGACGAATCATTGCATTGTAATTTTGGCATTGATTTGATCAACCAAATCAAACTCGAAAATCCGCACTTATGGACGTCTGAATTTCGCGAGGAAATTCGCGAGTTGTTCAAAACAGCGGTCGATCTCGAATACCGTTACGCTGAAGATACGATGCCGCGCGGCGTGCTTGGATTGAATGCATCAATGTTTAAAGGCTACTTGCGTTTTATTTGTAATCGGCGTTGTTCCCAAATTGGCCTTGAGCAGCTTTTTCCAAAAGAAGAGAATCCTTTTCCGTGGATGAGCGAGATGATTGACTTAAAGAAAGAGCGTAATTTTTTTGAGACGCGAGTTATTGAGTATCAAACTGGCGGCGCGCTCAATTGGGAATAG
- a CDS encoding TlpA disulfide reductase family protein, translating into MTASVPFYASARDRVPPPALTNWWQTKLPQLPGSTAPAPAAISHQQSLAQYRGKPLVIHFWAPWCPHCLKEIETLSALYNEYARTGIQFIGVAVDSASHVEQFTQKVKVPYPLYIAGFGGIELARGFGNTQGGLPFTVILNKAGEIHYTALGRRSAAEFRQQFNNL; encoded by the coding sequence GTGACGGCAAGTGTCCCCTTCTACGCTAGCGCGCGCGATCGTGTACCGCCGCCTGCGTTAACCAATTGGTGGCAGACTAAACTGCCTCAACTGCCCGGCTCTACGGCACCAGCGCCCGCCGCTATCAGCCACCAACAATCTCTGGCGCAGTACCGCGGCAAGCCGCTTGTGATTCATTTTTGGGCGCCCTGGTGCCCGCATTGCCTTAAAGAAATCGAAACGCTGTCAGCACTTTATAATGAATATGCGCGCACGGGTATTCAGTTTATCGGCGTCGCTGTCGATTCAGCCAGTCATGTCGAGCAATTTACCCAAAAAGTTAAAGTGCCTTATCCATTATATATTGCCGGTTTCGGCGGTATCGAATTGGCGCGTGGCTTCGGCAATACCCAAGGTGGACTGCCCTTCACCGTTATCCTAAATAAAGCAGGAGAAATTCACTATACCGCGCTAGGTCGCCGTAGCGCGGCCGAGTTCCGTCAACAATTTAATAATTTATAA
- a CDS encoding histone H1-like DNA-binding protein: MVTAKKKPAVKKETAKPVVKKAAVKKTTTAQKATAKKSVVKKAPAKKVVAQKTAVKKVAAKKVAAKKAPVKKVVAKKVVAKKAVAKKTVAKKAVAKKVPAKKVVAKKVAVKKVAAKKTVAKTTPVKKVVAKKAVAKKVVAKKAVVKKVATVKKAVAKKATVAKKAVVKKVAAVKKTVAKKATVAKKAVVKKVAVVKKAVAKKATPVKKAGSAKKPSSAITKPAVTTPVTIPSSSTSSVKTALNPAAAWPFPTGSRP; encoded by the coding sequence ATGGTTACTGCTAAAAAGAAACCTGCTGTAAAGAAAGAGACGGCTAAACCCGTAGTAAAGAAAGCTGCTGTGAAGAAAACGACTACAGCTCAAAAAGCTACTGCTAAGAAAAGTGTAGTGAAGAAAGCCCCAGCCAAGAAAGTTGTCGCTCAAAAGACCGCTGTAAAAAAAGTAGCGGCGAAGAAGGTAGCCGCGAAGAAGGCTCCGGTCAAGAAAGTGGTAGCTAAAAAAGTCGTAGCGAAGAAAGCAGTGGCAAAAAAAACGGTAGCCAAGAAAGCAGTGGCGAAAAAAGTGCCAGCTAAGAAAGTTGTCGCTAAAAAGGTTGCTGTGAAAAAAGTCGCAGCGAAAAAAACTGTGGCGAAAACAACGCCAGTAAAAAAAGTAGTAGCCAAAAAAGCAGTGGCTAAAAAGGTCGTGGCTAAAAAAGCCGTAGTCAAAAAAGTGGCTACAGTTAAAAAGGCTGTAGCAAAGAAAGCTACCGTGGCCAAAAAAGCCGTAGTTAAAAAAGTGGCTGCAGTTAAAAAGACTGTAGCAAAGAAAGCTACCGTGGCTAAAAAAGCCGTAGTCAAAAAAGTGGCTGTAGTCAAAAAGGCTGTAGCAAAGAAAGCTACCCCGGTAAAAAAAGCCGGGTCGGCAAAAAAGCCATCCTCGGCGATCACTAAACCAGCGGTAACAACGCCCGTGACAATCCCATCAAGCTCTACATCGAGTGTCAAAACCGCGTTGAATCCGGCGGCTGCTTGGCCGTTCCCAACCGGCAGCCGGCCGTAA
- the prmA gene encoding 50S ribosomal protein L11 methyltransferase: MNTPSYRELVVELTQADAQALSDILLELGALSVSLEDAQADTLDEQPLFGEPGHEPPHAAWQLSRLSVLIAGSQEPALLLGAAANELGLTSLPPYHVREVPNQDWVQLTQAQFEPIPIGQRIWVVPSWHLLPPEAPQDALILALDPGLAFGTGSHPTTKLCMEWLEATVTAGHSVLDYGCGSGILAILAKKCGATHVLGIDIDPQAIVAARRNSEQNLAEITYQTPDDGETGQFDLVVANILANPLKLMASMLCAKIRPGGQLALSGILERQADELIHTYAPWLKLSVWRAEEGWVCLTGQRPL; the protein is encoded by the coding sequence ATGAATACGCCAAGCTATCGTGAACTCGTAGTCGAGCTTACTCAAGCGGATGCGCAAGCGCTCTCCGATATCCTGCTCGAATTAGGCGCCCTATCGGTATCGCTTGAAGATGCACAAGCCGATACGCTTGATGAGCAGCCACTTTTTGGCGAGCCCGGTCATGAGCCGCCTCATGCCGCGTGGCAACTTTCGCGGCTCAGCGTGCTGATTGCCGGCTCGCAAGAGCCCGCGCTTTTGCTCGGCGCGGCAGCCAATGAGCTTGGTCTAACATCGCTGCCGCCCTATCATGTGCGTGAAGTGCCGAATCAAGACTGGGTTCAGCTCACCCAAGCGCAATTCGAGCCGATCCCGATCGGCCAGCGCATCTGGGTCGTCCCTTCATGGCATCTGCTGCCCCCAGAAGCGCCTCAAGATGCGCTGATACTCGCGCTAGATCCGGGGCTTGCCTTTGGCACTGGCAGCCATCCCACGACGAAGCTATGCATGGAATGGCTTGAAGCAACCGTCACTGCCGGCCACTCGGTGCTCGATTACGGCTGCGGCTCCGGCATCTTGGCTATTCTCGCTAAGAAATGTGGCGCAACGCATGTCCTTGGCATTGATATCGATCCACAAGCGATTGTCGCGGCGCGCCGCAACAGCGAACAGAACCTAGCAGAGATCACCTACCAGACCCCCGATGATGGCGAAACCGGGCAATTCGATCTCGTTGTCGCCAATATTTTGGCGAATCCGCTTAAGTTGATGGCCTCAATGTTATGTGCAAAAATACGTCCAGGCGGTCAACTTGCCCTTTCTGGTATCCTTGAGCGCCAGGCAGACGAACTGATACACACCTATGCGCCTTGGCTTAAATTATCGGTTTGGCGCGCCGAGGAAGGCTGGGTGTGCTTGACCGGTCAGCGGCCACTCTGA
- the accB gene encoding acetyl-CoA carboxylase biotin carboxyl carrier protein: MDLRKLKTLIDLVAESCISELEVTEGEGKVRIVKNTAPVYLPAPGPAMQFSAPIQGNVTEVTANTTPAASAEVTPSEVLPGHVVTSPMVGTFYRAPSPGSDPFVQIGDSVKEGQTLCLIEAMKLLNEIESDKTGVVKEILVENGQPVEYGQRLFVIA; encoded by the coding sequence ATGGATTTACGTAAGCTCAAAACACTTATCGACCTAGTAGCGGAATCTTGTATTTCTGAACTAGAAGTCACCGAAGGAGAAGGTAAAGTTCGGATTGTCAAAAATACGGCACCCGTTTATTTACCCGCGCCTGGACCCGCTATGCAGTTCAGCGCGCCGATCCAAGGTAACGTGACCGAGGTCACGGCTAACACTACGCCAGCAGCAAGCGCAGAAGTGACTCCTAGCGAAGTTTTACCAGGTCATGTAGTGACTTCACCGATGGTCGGCACCTTCTATCGCGCTCCATCGCCAGGCTCAGATCCTTTTGTGCAAATTGGCGATAGCGTCAAAGAAGGCCAAACACTTTGCCTCATCGAAGCAATGAAGTTACTCAACGAAATTGAGTCCGATAAAACAGGTGTTGTGAAAGAAATTTTGGTTGAAAATGGCCAACCTGTCGAATATGGGCAACGCTTATTTGTCATTGCTTAA
- the aroQ gene encoding type II 3-dehydroquinate dehydratase, translating into MARLLVLHGPNLNLLGSREPEVYGHLTLSEIDQRLHHRAESLGAAVETFQSNHEGVLIDRVHRAKAEGIDFIVINPAGLTHTSVALRDALVGVDIPFIEVHLSNIHRREAFRHQSFLSSQALGVICGLGWQSYLFALEFALDTLKPS; encoded by the coding sequence ATTGCTCGGCTACTGGTGTTGCATGGTCCTAACCTCAATTTACTCGGCTCACGAGAGCCGGAGGTATATGGTCATCTGACGCTCAGCGAAATCGACCAGCGCTTACACCACCGCGCTGAATCCTTAGGCGCCGCAGTCGAGACCTTTCAAAGCAACCATGAAGGAGTATTAATTGACCGGGTGCACCGCGCCAAGGCTGAAGGTATTGATTTCATTGTCATCAATCCGGCCGGCCTCACGCATACGAGTGTAGCGCTACGTGATGCACTCGTTGGAGTGGACATTCCATTTATCGAAGTGCATTTATCGAATATTCATCGCCGCGAGGCATTTAGGCATCAATCATTTCTTTCAAGTCAAGCGCTTGGCGTGATTTGCGGCCTTGGATGGCAAAGTTATCTATTCGCGCTCGAATTTGCGCTTGATACACTTAAGCCAAGCTAA
- a CDS encoding RNB domain-containing ribonuclease produces MNVFFEDSGSFKAGTVLSRQNETLQVELLGGRRIKVKGKDVLLEFSAPTAAELMQSAETCAQTIELDFLWECAGTDEFNFAALAEEYFGMQATSVERAALALRLHSAPVYFRRKGRGQYQRAPEEQLKAALAALERRSQQAALQATYEAELTAHRLPAAFEGKVLTLLTKPDKNSIEHKALEAAASACGTSVAQLILDCGAIPSARALHESRFLAEYFPHGIGFGPAAAYSEQPAESMLAERPATEIQAFSIDDLSTTEIDDAFSVEWLANGRLRIGVHIAAPALGIARDDIIDLQARTRLSTVYVPGDKITMLPAALVDTFTLKEGGLRPVLSFYTIIDSATQDIVATETRVERVFIAHNLRHNLLEATVTAEAIAAGEGAYPYKKEIAVLWPFAQALYEKRQQARINYGLKRETPRHADFNFAIEGESVSITPRRRGSPLDLIVAELAILVNSSWGALLAKYGVPGIYRAQRAFGLNRTRMQIGPAPHEGLGVEQYAWSTSPLRRYIDLVNQWQLLACVQHGVAAKLVAPFKPKDVDLYAIVQNFEDTYQAYADHQNRMERFWCLRWLKQEKRKRVLASVIKGDLVRFDEIPLLLHVPGLGVHARDTKLWLDILAIDELNIEVSCRLSQVLEVSETQENLTGDAAASCA; encoded by the coding sequence GTGAACGTTTTTTTTGAAGATTCCGGTAGTTTTAAGGCAGGAACTGTATTGTCGCGCCAAAATGAAACGTTGCAAGTTGAATTACTCGGCGGGCGGCGGATTAAGGTAAAAGGCAAAGATGTCCTGCTTGAGTTTTCGGCGCCGACGGCAGCAGAATTGATGCAGTCCGCTGAGACCTGCGCCCAGACCATCGAATTAGATTTTTTGTGGGAGTGCGCGGGTACCGATGAATTTAACTTTGCGGCGCTTGCTGAAGAATATTTTGGGATGCAGGCCACCTCAGTTGAGCGAGCAGCGCTTGCACTCCGCTTACATAGCGCGCCGGTCTATTTTCGTCGTAAAGGGCGCGGGCAATATCAGCGCGCACCGGAAGAGCAGCTCAAAGCCGCATTGGCCGCTCTTGAGCGGCGTAGTCAACAAGCGGCATTGCAGGCCACTTATGAAGCTGAATTAACCGCGCATCGGTTGCCGGCGGCTTTTGAGGGTAAAGTGCTGACGCTATTAACTAAGCCTGACAAAAATTCAATCGAACACAAAGCGTTAGAGGCAGCAGCCAGCGCTTGCGGTACTTCAGTCGCGCAATTAATCCTTGATTGTGGCGCCATTCCTTCTGCGCGTGCATTGCATGAAAGTCGCTTTTTGGCTGAATATTTTCCGCATGGCATCGGCTTTGGGCCAGCCGCTGCATATTCTGAGCAGCCGGCCGAGAGTATGCTCGCCGAGCGACCTGCCACTGAAATCCAAGCCTTTTCGATCGATGATCTCAGCACGACCGAAATCGATGACGCTTTCTCGGTCGAATGGCTAGCAAATGGCCGCTTGCGCATTGGCGTACATATTGCAGCGCCGGCTCTTGGCATAGCGCGGGACGACATCATCGACCTGCAGGCGCGCACGCGCCTATCGACAGTTTATGTTCCGGGCGACAAAATCACCATGCTGCCCGCCGCACTGGTCGATACTTTCACTTTAAAGGAAGGCGGGCTACGGCCTGTATTGTCGTTTTATACGATTATCGATAGCGCTACGCAAGATATTGTCGCGACTGAGACGCGCGTCGAGCGTGTCTTTATCGCGCACAATCTGCGCCATAATTTGCTTGAGGCGACAGTCACGGCAGAGGCCATTGCAGCGGGAGAGGGCGCTTACCCCTATAAAAAAGAGATCGCAGTACTTTGGCCATTCGCGCAAGCGCTCTACGAAAAACGGCAGCAAGCTCGCATCAATTATGGGCTTAAGCGTGAAACACCACGCCACGCAGATTTCAATTTTGCCATCGAAGGTGAATCTGTCTCAATCACCCCGCGCCGGCGTGGCTCCCCGCTTGATCTGATTGTTGCTGAGTTGGCGATTTTAGTGAACAGCAGTTGGGGCGCTTTGTTAGCTAAATACGGCGTGCCAGGTATTTACCGTGCGCAACGCGCCTTTGGTCTCAACCGCACGCGTATGCAAATTGGCCCTGCGCCGCACGAAGGGCTGGGGGTTGAGCAATATGCATGGAGCACCTCACCGTTGCGCCGCTATATCGATTTAGTGAACCAATGGCAGCTACTGGCATGTGTGCAACATGGTGTGGCGGCTAAATTGGTGGCGCCGTTTAAGCCGAAAGACGTAGACTTGTACGCGATTGTGCAAAATTTTGAAGATACTTATCAAGCCTATGCGGATCATCAGAACCGGATGGAACGCTTCTGGTGCTTGCGTTGGCTCAAGCAAGAAAAGCGTAAGCGTGTGCTGGCCTCTGTCATAAAAGGCGATTTGGTTAGGTTTGACGAAATCCCACTCTTGCTCCATGTGCCCGGCCTTGGCGTACATGCGCGCGATACCAAGCTTTGGCTCGATATTCTAGCGATAGACGAGCTCAATATTGAAGTTTCATGCCGTCTGTCGCAAGTACTGGAGGTAAGTGAGACACAGGAGAATCTCACTGGCGA
- the mpl gene encoding UDP-N-acetylmuramate:L-alanyl-gamma-D-glutamyl-meso-diaminopimelate ligase yields the protein MHIHILGICGTFMGGLAVLARQAGHRVTGCDAHVYPPMSTQLAAQGIELIDGYSADQLALNADLYVVGNVVTRGNPLMEAILDQGLPYTSGPQWLGEYVLSNKWVLAVAGTHGKTTTASILAWLLEEAGLNPGFLIGGVPLNLNISARLTASNFFVIEADEYDTAFFDKRSKFIHYRPRTVVLNNLEYDHADIFPDLAAIETQFHHLVRTVPAAGRIIVNGRDEALERVLTRGCWSEVEPFGVADGWQSQPIDERPIDQSFAVCWQAQRVGTVSWQSLGEHNRLNALAALAAARHVGVAPAAGAEALARFAGIKRRMETSGCVGGITVYDDFAHHPSAISTTIAGLRARIGAQARILAVLEPRSNTMKLGVMKALLPASLAQADLIFAYGAPAGPDALGWDLAQTLAPLGERAYAFNHLEALAHAVIMAARPSDHIVVMSNGSFGGIHTKLLAMLSAKECTASDFDLGKGV from the coding sequence ATGCATATTCACATTCTCGGCATTTGCGGCACCTTCATGGGAGGGCTTGCTGTGCTTGCGCGTCAAGCAGGCCATCGGGTGACGGGTTGCGATGCACATGTGTACCCACCGATGAGTACGCAGCTTGCAGCACAAGGCATTGAACTCATCGACGGTTATAGCGCTGACCAACTTGCATTAAATGCCGATCTTTATGTGGTCGGTAATGTCGTGACGCGCGGCAACCCACTCATGGAAGCGATTCTCGACCAAGGCTTGCCTTACACCTCGGGTCCGCAATGGCTTGGCGAATATGTGCTGTCTAATAAATGGGTCTTGGCAGTAGCCGGTACGCACGGCAAAACAACGACGGCGTCCATCCTTGCTTGGCTGCTCGAGGAGGCTGGACTGAATCCGGGCTTTTTAATCGGCGGCGTGCCATTAAATTTGAATATCTCAGCACGGCTGACGGCATCAAATTTTTTTGTGATTGAGGCAGATGAATATGATACGGCGTTTTTCGATAAGCGCTCTAAATTTATCCACTATCGTCCACGGACTGTCGTGCTCAATAATCTCGAATACGACCATGCAGACATCTTCCCCGATCTGGCTGCGATTGAAACGCAATTTCATCATTTAGTGCGTACGGTTCCGGCTGCCGGACGGATTATTGTGAATGGTCGCGATGAGGCGCTTGAGCGCGTGCTAACACGGGGTTGCTGGAGTGAGGTTGAACCTTTTGGCGTGGCAGACGGCTGGCAATCGCAGCCGATTGATGAGCGTCCAATTGATCAATCTTTTGCCGTTTGCTGGCAGGCACAACGAGTCGGCACCGTCAGTTGGCAGAGTTTGGGCGAACATAATCGGCTCAATGCGTTGGCGGCATTGGCCGCGGCGCGCCATGTTGGCGTAGCTCCGGCTGCCGGTGCTGAAGCGTTGGCGCGTTTTGCCGGGATTAAGCGCCGCATGGAAACATCCGGTTGTGTGGGGGGCATCACTGTCTATGATGATTTTGCTCATCATCCGAGCGCAATTAGCACTACCATTGCTGGCTTGCGCGCGCGTATCGGGGCCCAGGCGCGCATTCTGGCTGTGCTTGAGCCCCGCTCAAATACAATGAAATTGGGCGTGATGAAAGCTCTGTTGCCAGCGAGTCTGGCACAAGCTGATCTGATCTTCGCATATGGTGCGCCAGCGGGGCCTGACGCGCTCGGCTGGGATTTGGCTCAAACACTGGCGCCACTTGGTGAGCGCGCTTATGCTTTCAATCATCTTGAGGCGCTGGCGCACGCTGTCATCATGGCAGCGCGGCCAAGCGATCACATCGTGGTGATGAGCAATGGCAGCTTTGGCGGTATTCATACGAAACTGCTTGCAATGCTTTCTGCAAAAGAATGCACGGCAAGCGATTTTGATTTAGGGAAGGGTGTGTGA
- the accC gene encoding acetyl-CoA carboxylase biotin carboxylase subunit produces MFEKILIANRGEIALRIQRACRELGVKTVVVYSEADKEAKYVRLADEAVCIGPAPSPQSYLNMPAIISAAEVTDAEAIHPGYGFLSENADFAERVEQSGFTFIGPRPETIRLMGDKVSAKQTMLKAAVPCVPGSEGALPEDPKEIIKIARQITYPVIIKAAGGGGGRGMRVVHTEAALINAVNMTREEAGRAFGNPQVYMEKFLENPRHIEIQVLADSFKHAIWLGERDCSMQRRHQKVIEEAPAPNIPRRLVERIGDRCVEACKKMGYLGAGTFEFLYENNEFYFIEMNTRIQVEHPVTEMITGIDLVQEQIRVAAGEKLRFKQRDVVLKGHAIECRINAEDAYKFTPSPGRITSWHTPGGPGIRVDSHAYNGYFVPSHYDSMIGKVIAYGVTREQAISRMHIALSEMVVEGIHTNIPLHRELMLDAKFVAGGTSIHYLENKLAAKLQVTPKKA; encoded by the coding sequence ATGTTTGAAAAAATCTTAATCGCCAATCGTGGCGAAATCGCTCTACGGATTCAACGCGCGTGCCGCGAACTTGGCGTCAAAACCGTGGTTGTCTATTCAGAAGCAGACAAAGAAGCCAAATACGTGCGCTTAGCCGATGAAGCCGTCTGCATTGGACCCGCGCCTTCCCCGCAGTCCTATCTCAATATGCCAGCCATCATTAGCGCAGCTGAAGTTACTGATGCCGAAGCAATTCATCCCGGCTATGGCTTTTTATCGGAAAACGCCGATTTTGCCGAGCGCGTCGAACAGTCAGGCTTTACCTTTATCGGACCACGCCCCGAAACCATTCGTTTAATGGGCGACAAAGTATCGGCGAAACAAACGATGCTAAAAGCGGCGGTACCCTGTGTACCTGGCTCCGAAGGCGCCTTACCTGAAGATCCGAAAGAAATCATCAAGATTGCGCGGCAAATTACTTACCCAGTGATTATCAAAGCGGCTGGCGGCGGCGGCGGACGCGGCATGCGCGTGGTCCATACGGAAGCCGCGCTGATTAACGCCGTCAATATGACCCGTGAAGAAGCCGGGCGCGCATTTGGCAACCCCCAAGTGTATATGGAAAAGTTCCTTGAGAACCCACGGCACATCGAAATCCAAGTTTTGGCCGATTCATTCAAGCACGCCATCTGGCTGGGCGAACGCGACTGCTCAATGCAGCGCCGTCACCAAAAAGTGATCGAAGAAGCGCCTGCGCCAAACATCCCGCGCCGCCTGGTCGAACGCATTGGCGATCGCTGTGTAGAAGCATGTAAAAAAATGGGCTACCTCGGTGCCGGCACATTTGAATTTTTATATGAGAACAATGAATTTTATTTCATTGAAATGAATACGCGCATACAAGTCGAGCATCCTGTCACGGAGATGATTACCGGCATCGATCTCGTGCAAGAACAAATCCGCGTCGCTGCGGGGGAAAAATTGCGCTTTAAACAACGAGACGTCGTGCTCAAAGGTCATGCTATCGAATGCCGGATCAACGCTGAGGATGCTTATAAATTCACGCCTTCGCCTGGCCGCATTACATCATGGCATACCCCAGGAGGACCCGGCATTCGAGTCGATTCACATGCATATAACGGTTATTTTGTCCCCTCTCATTATGATTCAATGATTGGGAAAGTGATCGCGTATGGGGTCACCCGCGAACAAGCGATTAGCCGGATGCATATTGCGCTCTCCGAAATGGTAGTGGAAGGCATTCATACCAATATTCCATTACATCGCGAACTCATGCTCGATGCAAAATTTGTTGCAGGGGGTACCAGCATTCATTATCTTGAAAATAAGCTGGCAGCTAAACTGCAAGTCACCCCAAAAAAGGCATGA
- a CDS encoding carbohydrate kinase family protein, which translates to MSTLICGSLAYDTLMTFEGRFSEHILREQAHILNISFLVPTMRREFGGCAGNIAYSLNTLGGTPYIMGTLGEIDAQDYLAHLAKLKLPTDYLRVIPEMYTAQAMVTTDLENNQITTFHAGAMLQAHVNHVSQTQNITLGIVSPDGGDAMRQHTEQFAAANIPFIFDPGQGLPLFQGAELKKMIELATYVTVNDYEAELLSNKTGWSIAQIVERVKALIITRGEHGVLIHHDGSTTTIPAVPVEQVIDPTGCGDAFRGGLLYGLEHGLDWATTGRLANLMGSIQIAHQGPQNYPHRRDTIHQSFKQTFSYSLQ; encoded by the coding sequence ATGAGTACACTCATCTGCGGTTCACTCGCCTATGACACGTTAATGACCTTTGAGGGGCGTTTTAGCGAGCACATTTTACGGGAACAGGCGCACATCCTGAATATCAGCTTTCTGGTACCCACCATGCGCCGTGAATTTGGCGGCTGTGCAGGTAATATTGCTTACAGCCTGAACACTCTCGGAGGTACGCCATACATCATGGGCACACTGGGTGAAATAGATGCACAAGACTATCTCGCCCATCTAGCTAAGCTCAAATTACCGACTGATTATTTGCGCGTGATACCTGAGATGTATACAGCGCAAGCGATGGTCACCACTGATCTTGAAAACAACCAGATCACAACCTTTCATGCAGGTGCGATGTTACAGGCGCACGTCAACCACGTGAGCCAAACCCAGAATATCACCCTGGGTATCGTCTCACCAGACGGCGGCGATGCCATGCGTCAGCATACGGAACAATTTGCAGCAGCTAATATTCCGTTTATTTTCGATCCCGGCCAAGGGCTGCCCCTGTTCCAAGGCGCCGAGCTAAAAAAAATGATCGAGCTTGCCACCTATGTCACCGTCAATGACTATGAGGCAGAGCTATTGAGCAATAAAACCGGCTGGTCAATTGCACAGATTGTCGAGCGGGTTAAGGCACTGATCATTACCCGTGGAGAGCATGGCGTCTTAATTCACCATGATGGTAGTACGACCACCATTCCTGCCGTTCCGGTTGAGCAGGTCATTGATCCAACCGGATGCGGAGATGCCTTCCGAGGTGGCTTACTCTATGGCCTCGAACACGGCTTAGATTGGGCCACAACCGGTCGCCTAGCGAATTTAATGGGTTCAATCCAAATTGCCCACCAAGGTCCGCAAAACTATCCTCATAGACGGGATACCATCCATCAATCTTTCAAACAAACATTTTCTTACAGCTTACAGTAA
- the tpx gene encoding thiol peroxidase — MSTVTLGGTPVNISGTFPTLHQTAPSFTLTGKDLAEVKLTDFAGKRKVLNIVPSLDTPVCATSTRTFNQAASQLNNTVVLVISADLPFAAARFCTTEGINHLVTLSTFRHPEFAKHYGVEITSSPLAGLTARAVLVLDENDQVLHAERVSEIKHEPNYEAALAVLR; from the coding sequence ATGTCTACAGTTACCCTCGGCGGCACGCCCGTCAATATCAGCGGCACCTTCCCAACACTTCATCAAACCGCGCCATCTTTTACCCTCACCGGCAAAGATTTGGCTGAAGTTAAACTGACTGATTTTGCGGGTAAACGCAAGGTCTTAAATATTGTGCCGAGCTTGGATACCCCGGTTTGCGCGACCTCCACGCGTACCTTCAATCAGGCTGCCAGCCAGCTTAATAATACGGTGGTCCTGGTCATCTCAGCCGATCTGCCGTTTGCCGCAGCACGCTTTTGCACCACCGAAGGGATTAACCATCTAGTTACGCTGTCAACTTTTCGCCACCCTGAGTTTGCCAAACACTATGGGGTTGAGATAACCAGCTCGCCACTCGCTGGCCTGACGGCACGCGCAGTATTGGTGCTTGATGAAAACGATCAAGTTCTACATGCAGAACGTGTGTCCGAAATCAAGCACGAGCCTAATTATGAAGCCGCGCTTGCCGTGCTGAGGTAA